The Fusarium falciforme chromosome 7, complete sequence genome window below encodes:
- a CDS encoding FAD-binding-2 domain-containing protein, with product MAPTLERIETDVVIIGGGMSGLSAAISLSESSQVRCVLAEKSHVLGGSSKLSAGMFWAPRDTQIAQETIPFADPELLNKFIAEYPDAVQWMRDNGVQTHDQFDGIMTIGIGFPINVPQWLAKAESIITANPNSRILRETSAVGLTQEPPGATGNRITGAVLRKNDGTLVLCSAKAVIIATGGFQGSPQLVEQHIGQGADTIFTRSNPYSTGDGFKLGTQAGAGTSRGLSTFYGHLLPSPLKRRDVDPSHFIHLAQFQSGYSILVNRDGRRFCDETYGDEVNNQELAHQPGRVGYMILNNEVRKRWALGEVFPNAGKIDRLEKAKAFGGRVASAETVEELLKHVSNWGVPLQALQHTIRQYNRAVRGNSDEILDAPIGSNHEPHVTFEGSEKGPYWALEVQPSITFTYGGLKIDSLSRVTDDDGRVIPGLFACGMDAGGFSNWRYGGGLAQAFVTGRWAAKAALNVTDVSQAKL from the exons ATGGCACCCACGCTGGAGCGAATCGAGACTGATGTGGTCATCATTGGTGGAGGCATGTCTGGCCTCTCTGCAGCCATCTCCCTGAGTGAATCTTCCCAGGTTAGGTGTGTCCTGGCCGAAAAGAGCCATGTTCTTGGTGGTTCTTCGAAGTT GTCGGCGGGCATGTTCTGGGCGCCCAGAGACACCCAAATTGCCCAGGAAACGATCCCGTTTGCGGACCCCGAGCTCTTGAACAAGTTCATCGCCGAGTATCCAGACGCTGTTCAGTGGATGCGGGATAATGGAGTTCAGACACACGACCAATTCGACGGCATCATGACGATTGGCATTGGCTTTCCCATCAACGTTCCGCAATGGCTTGCCAAGGCCGAGTCAATCATCACAGCCAACCCAAATTCAAGGATCCTACGCGAAACGTCAGCTGTTGGCCTTACTCAAGAGCCTCCGGGAGCCACTGGAAATCGAATCACGGGAGCTGTTCTACGCAAGAATGATGGCACACTTGTGCTGTGTTCAGCCAAAGCCGTCATCATTGCTACTGGTGGCTTCCAAGGTAGCCCACAACTGGTTGAGCAGCACATTGGTCAAGGAGCGGATACGATATTCACCCGGTCAAACCCGTACTCtactggtgatggcttcaagctGGGCACacaagctggagctggaaccAGCCGCGGTCTCTCGACATTCTACGGCCATTTACTTCCGTCACCGCTGAAGAGACGAGATGTCGATCCTTCCCACTTTATCCACCTCGCCCAGTTTCAGTCCGGATACTCCATCCTCGTGAATCGTGACGGCCGGAGGTTCTGCGACGAAACATATGGCGACGAGGTCAACAATCAGGAGCTGGCTCATCAGCCAGGTCGCGTTGGATACATGATACTTAACAACGAAGTCCGGAAGCGTTGGGCACTCGGAGAAGTATTTCCTAATGCTGGAAAGATCGATCGTCTCGAGAAGGCAAAGGCTTTTGGAGGACGGGTTGCCAGCGCCGAGACAGTTGAAGAGCTTCTAAAGCATGTGTCCAACTGGGGCGTTCCGCTACAGGCTTTGCAACACACAATCCGTCAGTACAACCGCGCGGTAAGAGGTAACAGCGATGAGATTCTTGATGCCCCGATCGGCAGTAACCACGAGCCTCATGTGACGTTTGAAGGGAGTGAGAAAGGTCCATACTGGGCGCTGGAGGTCCAGCCATCCATTACGTTTACTTACGGTGGGCTCAAGATTGACAGTTTATCTCGAGTcacggatgatgatgggagagTCATTCCGGGGCTTTTCGCGTGTGGCATGGACGCTGGTGGCTTTTCAAACTGGAGGTATGGCGGTGGGCTGGCTCAGGCTTTTGTGACAGGACGATGGGCTGCAAAGGCAGCACTGAATGTAACGGACGTGAGTCAGGCGAAGCTATGA
- a CDS encoding AP-endonuc-2 domain-containing protein: MPHHPLPNQLGIATLSLGHCTKHKLRDRIRAAAEVGFDVIDLFDEDWAAYLSENGLDSTDPWEATESKLRVAQQLRELIESHGMKIACTQPLRDIEGNLDPRDRQAAMHRATARFPFMRAFDTDLVFICSSMRPDDGKIATADFQTVVRDLAELGDLAAEFSRKDGGKQIRIGYEPLSWARRNSWASAWEVVRAVDRVNVGIILDTFNILAVEFADPYSTVGEGSMLYASRDQALRVLGRRRREDGRSRLQTGGRSKRAPVITVVTLASTVPRGTEAGGIFAS; encoded by the exons ATGCCTCACCACCCACTTCCAAATCAGCTCGGCATTGCAACACTGTCGCTGGGCCACTGTACAAAGCACAAGCTCCGAGATCGCATCCGAGCAGCTGCAGAAGTTGGCTTCGACGTCATTGACCTCTTTGACGAGGACTGGGCGGCATACCTTTCAGAAAATGGCCTTGATTCGACTGATCCTTGGGAGGCTACTGAATCAAAGCTCCGTGTAGCGCAACAGCTGCGCGAGCTGATCGAATCACATGGCATGAAAATCGCCTGCACACAGCCACTGAGGGATATTGAAGGAAATCTGGACCCCAGAGACAGACAGGCAGCGATGCATCGGGCTACCGCCAGATTCCCATTCATGCGCGCTTTTGATACCGATCTTGTCTTCATATGCAGCAGTATGAGGCCAGATGACGGAAAAATAGCGACCGCCGACTTTCAGACTGTTGTGAGGGACTTGGCAGAGCTAGGGGACCTTGCCGCTGAGTTCTCCAGGAAGGATGGTGGAAAGCAGATACGTATCGGCTATGAACCACTTTCCTGGGCACGCAGGAATTCCTGGGCTTCCGCCTGGGAGGTTGTCCGTGCAGTGGACCGTGTAAACGTGGGAATCATCCTAGACACGTTCAACATTCTCGCCGTCGAGTTCGCAGATCCATACTCCACCGTTGGGGAGGGCAGCATGCTGTACGCTTCACGAGATCAAGCCCTTCGGGTCCTCG GTCGCCGACGCCGAGAGGATGGCAGGTCGAGGCTTCAAACTGGCGGAAGATCAAAGCGTGCCCCGGTTATTACCGTGGTCACGCTCGCATCGACTGTTCCCCGAGGAACAGAGGCGGGGGGGATATTTGCCAGTTGA